CTCGGCTCATCGCCCAAAAACAGTATGCTCAAGCGCGATCAAATTGGGTAATGGCCAAGAATTCCTTATGGCAGCAGTTTCCTGTTAATCAGAAATTGGCTCAACCAGAAATCCGCGCAATTTGGCTGGATCGGGGTACAATTGTCCGCGCTGGCAGCGAAAAGGGATTAGCTGCAATTTTTGATCGCTTGGCTCAAGCAGGATTCAACACAGTATTTTTTGAAACAGTTAACTCTAGTTATACAATTTACCCCAGTCAAGTTGCACCCCAGCAAAATCCTCTTACTCGTGGTTGGGACCCTCTAGCAAGTGCCGTGAAATTAGCCCACCAACGCGATATAGAATTACACGCTTGGGTCTGGACTTTTGCGGCTGGTAATCAACGTCACAATCAAATACTCAAACTTGATTCCAATTATCCGGGGCCAGTGCTTGCTGCTCATCCAGATTGGGCAGGCTATGATAACCGTGGTCAAATGATTCCCCCAGGTCAAGGCAAACCTTTCTTTGACCCAGCTAATCCCGAGGTACGGCAATACTTACTGCGACTGTATGAGGAAATAGTTACCCGCTATCAAGTAGATGGTCTCCAGCTGGACTATATTCGCTATCCCTTCCAAGATCCAAGTGCAGGAAGGACTTACGGCTATGGCAAAGCCGCAAGAGCTAAGTTTCAGCAGCTAACTGGTGTAGATCCGGTCAATATTTCCCCGAATCAAAGGGAATTATGGCAGAAGTGGACACAATTTCGTACCCAGCAAATCAATAGCTTCGTTGCCCAAGTATCTGAACATCTACGAGCGAAACGACCTAACTTGCTTTTCTCGGTAGCGGTATTTCCCTTACCAGAACAAGAACGTATTCAGAAAATTCAACAGCATTGGGAAGTTTGGGCCAGGCAGGGTGATATTGATGTAGTTATTCCCATGACCTATGCTCAAGATACTCTCCGGTTTGAGCGATTGGCACAACCTTGGATTGCTTCTGCAAAATTAGGCTCTACCTTACTAATACCAGGAATTCGTTTGCTTTCTCTACCAACTATTGGAGCGTTTGACCAAATCCAATTAGTCAGGGATTTGCCAATTAGTGGATATGCTCTGTTTGCGGCGGAAAATTATAACAACGAATTGCACACTGTTTTCAGTCGCACCCAAGGCAGAGAACAAGGTAGGCAAAAAGAACCTATTCCTTCACGTCAGCCTTTTGCTGCTGCTGCTAGTCGTTATCATGCTTTGCTACGCGAGTGGAAGTTTGTTTCCCAAAACGATGAACTAAAATTATCAGCGATCGCAGTTGCGGACTTTAATACTCAAGCAGAAGTTTTACAAAATGCTTTAAATCAGCTGGCTGCTGAGCCAAATGCTAGTAAATTGGTGGCTGCGAAAGCCAGTCTGGTTCGCTTTCAGTTCCAATTTCGGGTATGGATGCGATCGCAATCTGTGGCTAATCCCTATCAAGTCAAAGCTTGGGAAAATCGTTTGGTTGCGATCGAAAGACTGTTACGTTACGGAGAAAGAACTGCGGGAATTTAAGATTTGAGGTTAAACGCAGTCCCGATGAAACAAGTTTCACGAGCCTTGCAACCTCACCCCGTCAACAGAGGACACCCCTCTCCTTGCTAAGGAGAGGGGAAAAGGGTGAGGTTACTCTGCTTTGTTGCAACTGGTGCAAAGTTTTTGTTTTTAGTGATTTTACTGTTGCTATTAGTCATTTTATTAACAATAAATAAAATAGTTCTAAATTTAGAATGTAGATTTTTTGCAAGGAAATGTTACGAATTTAGCCCAAAAAATACTAGAAACTAGTTAAATTACTGAACAGCATAGACGCGCAATTGATTTGCCGCAGAAGGCTACAGTTATTAAGGGCATAGTGGAGATTTATACCCAGTAATGAAACTGATAACTGATAACTATTAACTGTTAAATATGCTACTGCTATTCAATTTTTATTGCTCAAGGCCATTGCAATTATGCACGCCTTAACTCAGTTGGTGTCTCTGCCGTCAATAGATACCGTAATTGATTTTTCGCCTCTAACTGTAACACCAGACACATCTTTACTAGAGGCTGTGGCACTAATGCATCAGCAGCAAGCGAGTTATGTCTTAGTGGTAGAGAATTTGTTCACAGGTAAAATGCGGGTGTTGGGATCGTTTACAGATCAAGATGTAATGAGATTACTCTGTGATAAATTTGACTTCCAAGCTACCACAATTTCGCAAGTAATGACTATTACCGCAATCTCACTTAGGTATAGTCAGATAGAAGTAAATAATATTACTGTTTTATTGACATTGTTACAGCAGTATCAATTGCCTTTACTACCAATAGTTGATAAAGAAAACCAACTAGTTGGAATAGTTACATTCAAAACTATTTATCAGGCACTACAAATTCCCCCCAGTTCTCCCTGTCAGCTAATAGACACCATCGAACAATTACGTTTATTCGAGTCAGCCGTTGTAAATGCTAACGATGCCATTATCATCACCACAGCTGATGCACTTGATGAACCTCTTGGGCCACGAATAGTGTATGTAAATGAAGCCTTTACCCGGATAAGCGGTTGGTCAAGTGCTGAAGTTATAGGTAAAACACCACGAATTTTACAAGGGGAATTAAGCGATCGCACCCAATTAAATCATATTCGCATTGCCCTACAAAATGGCTTACCAGTTAGAGCAGAAATAATTAATTACCACAAAAATGGCTCTACATATTGGGTTGAAATTAACATTGTTCCCATAGCAGATGCACAGGGCAAAATTACTCACTTTGTTTCTGTACAAAGGGATATAACTGAACAAAAGCAAGAAAATATAGAACTAGAAACAAGAGTAGAGGAACGAACAAAAGCTTTACAAAAAAGTGAAGAACGCTTTCGCTTCTTAGCGGAATCTATTCCCCAACAAGTATGGATTGCTCAGCCAGATGGCAATGTAGAGTACATCAATCAACGCATACAAAATTACTTGTGCTGTACACAAGAAGAAATTTTGGGCTGGAAGTGGCAAAATTGGGTGCATCCTGAAGATTTATCTAAATGTTTGGATGCTTGGCAAAAATCTATAGTTACAGGTGAACCATTAGAATTAGAATTTCGCTGGTATAGAGTAACTGACAGAACATATCGCTGG
Above is a genomic segment from Fischerella sp. JS2 containing:
- a CDS encoding family 10 glycosylhydrolase — translated: MLKKKLAKDKFKNIKKTGLFIFKIKFTLYNLLAITPAIATTAEEPIISVVYTQENASQWAGIENRLQAIGIKYCVISLDNVKSTADWGDRPVLFLPNVESVSPTQAIALEEWMRNGGRLIASGPVGSSSAPGVRQLLQSLLGGYWGFSLDSPQKLQPSSEITRNLNSPDELLGTVRGGVMIPNTIASQTAAVWDAKDTPPAVLTTERSTLLGWRWGVDAASGVKTDAAWLKAALKRHLRKFSIYNNRVPGGSQICSTSVVATTPPTPQTPPAPPTPPPQITATAPQPRPLPNITFPRSDEAIDQLEQRVRLDVEPKSNTPISRSEAIALQQQLESLIGRVESAHLAATVHNRNSQVAKAQQAQFASIKSGAPVQNIEQVLTQAREVAKNLPRLIAQKQYAQARSNWVMAKNSLWQQFPVNQKLAQPEIRAIWLDRGTIVRAGSEKGLAAIFDRLAQAGFNTVFFETVNSSYTIYPSQVAPQQNPLTRGWDPLASAVKLAHQRDIELHAWVWTFAAGNQRHNQILKLDSNYPGPVLAAHPDWAGYDNRGQMIPPGQGKPFFDPANPEVRQYLLRLYEEIVTRYQVDGLQLDYIRYPFQDPSAGRTYGYGKAARAKFQQLTGVDPVNISPNQRELWQKWTQFRTQQINSFVAQVSEHLRAKRPNLLFSVAVFPLPEQERIQKIQQHWEVWARQGDIDVVIPMTYAQDTLRFERLAQPWIASAKLGSTLLIPGIRLLSLPTIGAFDQIQLVRDLPISGYALFAAENYNNELHTVFSRTQGREQGRQKEPIPSRQPFAAAASRYHALLREWKFVSQNDELKLSAIAVADFNTQAEVLQNALNQLAAEPNASKLVAAKASLVRFQFQFRVWMRSQSVANPYQVKAWENRLVAIERLLRYGERTAGI